In Miscanthus floridulus cultivar M001 chromosome 8, ASM1932011v1, whole genome shotgun sequence, the sequence AAACTTATGTCAGTTCTCGTACTAGCATAAAAGCCTATACTCTGCACCCCATCTTTATCGTCATCGAATCCTGACGTGGCAATGCATATGATATCTATGAGACTTCATTTCAGATTAGTTACAGTTGTGAAATATATCTGGCAGAGTTAAAGGCTGCATATGATATCTAGCTTACATCCTGGATTGTAAAATAGATATGTAGGAGTGTGGCAGAGGAAATACTCCTCCATTTTCCCTGTTTGTTTTCATTCGGATGCTTTCTGAAAATCACATGTAGATCACTATAAATTCTAGGAGTTGGCAGAACATATGGCTCTATTTTGATGATTTTAGCACCAACTATTGGTTAGTAGAAGTTTGTGCATGTTGAGACCTTATAAACAGTCACTGAGTTTCTATATCTGTAGCTTGATTAGAAAAATATAGGTGCGAAGCGATATTCAACAGGCCATAAAAGATCTTGCCTACTTGCACACAATTGCTTAATTTACATGCTACCTGCAAATTATTATATATTGGTCACTGCCAATTCTAGAAACTATCAGGAGTACATGGGCTAATTTTTATGATCATATCACTTGCTATGTGCTATGAGGTTTATGCAACCTGATACCTTCTAACTGTTCACCGGGTTTGATCTCAGGGAAAAAATGATTGTTTCAGTCTTCTTCCTATCACACCTCTTGGTGGTTCAGTCACGCTGTTGCCTGGCAGTGCCTATCTTCAACATTGATTGGCGAATTACAAATGATAATCAAGGAGCATCAGTGCATCAAACAACTGAAGGGAGGTACATATATTATCTGTTTTGACATTACAGAAGGTGCATAGTTAACAATTGCAGTTATAAGTTCCTCAGTTGTTTACTTGCTGAATATGCCTTTACCATGTGTGTCGTCCTATCTATGAACTTTTATTTAACCTTGCCAACTCATACATGCTGTCGCTAAAGAATATGTTTTTGCCATGTCTACATGTAACAATGAGATGTCCCCTGTAATAAATTATGTCCATATTACATTATTATATTACCTGTTTCAGGTAGTACGAGTTATCGGCTGTTTCAATGCAGAATATTAGCTATATGGTTTCTCTCATTTTCTTATGTTAATTCGTTTCCTTTAAATATTTGATTGATTGCTGGAAATGCAGGTCCATAGTCAGCTCTCAATAACAGATATCACATATATGATATCGGCTGTTCTTGTTCAAAGAAGTGACGATGATATGACACATTTTTGTCCTTTCTTATTTTTCCACTGTTCACAGGAACATGTTCCTACATTGGCCTCTTCTCTTCCTGTGTCGTATAAGCCCACATATACATGTCAGTTCTAACACTGACTGTCTCAATAATCTTGGAGAAGGCAGACAACGATGGGAGGTTCTGCGAATCGTCAAAAATGTTTGCTAGGCATTTTCAGTAGGTTCCTTCTTTCTTATGCTTGTATCTATTGGTAACCTGCATGGTTTGAGATCATTTGAGTCAGATTACATCATAGGTTTCATGAAAGCGCTTTTGCTGCTTGGTTCAGGTCAGCAAGAACTAAAAATGTCAGCGACAAGATTACCTGGAAGCTCAGTGGAATCCCCAAAGTTTCAATAAGTCAGGTACATTTGTGCTCTGAACTGTAATTGGTAATTTCTAAGAAGTTTCGCTTTACTTCTCTGCTGCAAGTCTTAGTACTCGCATCTCAGGTTGCAAATACAAGTACTGTAGTGCCGCTTTAATTTAGAGTGATAGCAACTGTTGGTTCAGCCTCCATACAACAGTTGTGGTATTTTGACCTTTCGGAATTAGGTACACGGCTGTGTTTTAGATAGTACCATGGAATGTTCTCTTATACCACTGAGCTGCTGAGTTTTTTTTCGTGCTCCATGTGTGTGCTGCATAATAGTTTTGATCACACTATCAGATCTGAAAGACACGCGCTATACTGAAAAAAGAAGCTTTCAATCTGTTCTTAACAAAATTGCTTGTTGTTGTGTCAATGAGCTTACCTGTTGTGTGCTAGTATCGATTCTGATTGCTGCAGCTTACAGCGGCTGCAGTTCATAAAGTATCATgtacccagtgcaaagagctcccgctctgtgaggggcctggggaagggtgtcagtggcaagtcttaccctcgcctgtgcaatgcgaggagaccacgactcgaacccgggatcttccggtcacaggcagtaagactaccgcttgcaccaggcccgcccttcttcaTAAAGTATCATGTACATAAACAAAAATAATTTCTAATTATGAATAAAGTATCATGTTCAGCATGTCACTCTGAAA encodes:
- the LOC136477472 gene encoding uncharacterized protein, translated to MSVLTLTVSIILEKADNDGRFCESSKMFARHFQSARTKNVSDKITWKLSGIPKVSISQGTKMEVVAYGDETMRFDRLLRVGECYDFMRVGFAPTHVGPLGYIFRLCVDYVVVLSP